Proteins from a genomic interval of Chionomys nivalis chromosome 7, mChiNiv1.1, whole genome shotgun sequence:
- the Mink1 gene encoding misshapen-like kinase 1 isoform X6, with translation MGDPAPARSLDDIDLSALRDPAGIFELVEVVGNGTYGQVYKGRHVKTGQLAAIKVMDVTEDEEEEIKQEINMLKKYSHHRNIATYYGAFIKKSPPGNDDQLWLVMEFCGAGSVTDLVKNTKGNALKEDCIAYICREILRGLAHLHAHKVIHRDIKGQNVLLTENAEVKLVDFGVSAQLDRTVGRRNTFIGTPYWMAPEVIACDENPDATYDYRSDIWSLGITAIEMAEGAPPLCDMHPMRALFLIPRNPPPRLKSKKWSKKFTDFIDTCLIKTYLSRPPTEQLLKFPFIRDQPTERQVRIQLKDHIDRSRKKRGEKEETEYEYSGSEEEDDSHGEEGEPSSIMNVPGESTLRREFLRLQQENKSNSEALKQQQQQQLQQQQQQRDPEAHIKHLLHQRQRRIEEQKEERRRVEEQQRREREQRKLQEKEQQRRLEDMQALRREEERRQAEREQEYIRHRLEEEQRQLEILQQQLLQEQALLLEYKRKQLEEQRQSERLQRQLQQEHAYLKSLQQQQQQQQLQKQQQQILPGDRKPLYHYGRGINPADKPAWAREVEERARMNKQQNSPLAKTKPSSTGPEPPISQASPSPPGPLSQTPPMQRPVEPQEGPHKSLVAHRVPLKPYAAPVPRSQSLQDQPTRNLAAFPASHDPDPAAVPTPTATPSARGAVIRQNSDPTSEGPGPSPNPPSWVRPDNEAPPKVPQRTSSIATALNTSGAGGSRPAQAVRASNPDLRRSDPGWERSDSVLPTSHGHLPQAGSLERNRNRVGASTKLDSSPVLSPGNKAKPEDHRSRPGRPASYKRAIGEDFVLLKERTLDEAPRPPKKAMDYSSSSEEVESSEDEDEEGDGEPSEGSRDTPGGRSDGDTDSVSTMVVHDVEEIAGTQPPYGGGTMVVQRTPEEERSLLLADSNGYTNLPDVVQPSHSPTENSKGQSPPTKDGGSDYQSRGLVKAPGKSSFTMFVDLGIYQPGGSGDTIPITALVGGEGGRLDQLQFDVRKGSVVNVNPTNTRAHSETPEIRKYKKRFNSEILCAALWGVNLLVGTENGLMLLDRSGQGKVYGLIGRRRFQQMDVLEGLNLLITISGKRNKLRVYYLSWLRNKILHNDPEVEKKQGWTTVGDMEGCGHYRVVKYERIKFLVIALKSSVEVYAWAPKPYHKFMAFKSFADLPHRPLLVDLTVEEGQRLKVIYGSSAGFHAVDVDSGNSYDIYIPVHVSLAGLWSKWNQPFWTSDLRTLPHPVLSPQIQSQITPHAIIFLPNTDGMEMLLCYEDEGVYVNTYGRIIKDVVLQWGEMPTSVAYICSNQIMGWGEKAIEIRSVETGHLDGVFMHKRAQRLKFLCERNDKVFFASVRSGGSSQVYFMTLNRNCIMNW, from the exons gacCCTGCAGGAATCTTTGAGCTGGTGGAGGTGGTTGGCAATGGAACCTATGGACAGGTGTACAAG GGTCGGCATGTCAAGACTGGGCAGCTGGCTGCCATTAAGGTCATGGATGTCACAGAG gatgaggaggaagagatcaAACAGGAAATCAACATGTTAAAGAAGTACTCTCACCATCGTAATATCGCCACCTACTATGGGGCCTTTATCAAGAAGAGCCCTCCTGGGAACGATGACCAGCTCTGG CTGGTGATGGAGTTCTGTGGTGCTGGCTCGGTGACTGACCTGGTAAAGAACACGAAAGGGAATGCACTGAAGGAGGATTGCATTGCCTACATCTGCAGGGAGATTCTCAGG GGTCTCGCCCATCTCCATGCCCACAAGGTGATCCACCGAGACATCAAGGGACAGAATGTGCTGCTGACAGAGAATGCTGAAGTCAAGCTAG TGGATTTTGGGGTGAGTGCTCAGCTGGACCGCACTGTGGGCAGGCGGAACACTTTCATTGGGACCCCATACTGGATGGCCCCAGAAGTCATTGCCTGCGATGAGAACCCTGACGCCACCTACGACTACAGG aGTGACATTTGGTCTCTAGGAATCACAGCCATTGAAATGGCAGAGGGAGCCCCCC CTCTGTGTGACATGCACCCCATGCGGGCTCTCTTCCTCATCCCTCGGAACCCTCCCCCAAGACTCAAGTCAAAGAAATG GTCTAAGAAGTTCACTGACTTCATTGATACGTGTCTCATCAAGACTTACTTGAGCCGCCCACCAACTGAACAGTTACTCAAGTTTCCCTTCATCCGAGACCAGCCCACAGAGCGGCAGGTCCGCATCCAGCTCAAGGACCACATTGACCGCTCCCGGAAGAAGCGGGGTGAGAAAG AGGAGACGGAATATGAGTACAGTGGCAGTGAAGAGGAGGATGACAGCCATGGAGAAGAAGGCGAGCCGAG CTCCATCATGAATGTGCCTGGGGAGTCCACACTCCGCCGAGAATTCCTCCGACTCCAGCAGGAGAATAAGAGCAACTCTGAGGCtttaaagcagcagcagcagcaacagttgcagcagcagcagcagcaacgaGACCCTGAGGCACACATCAAACACCTGCTGCACCAGCGGCAGCGCCGCatagaggagcagaaggaagagcgGCGGCGTGTGGAGGAG CAACAGCGGCGCGAGCGGGAGCAGCGGAAGCTGCAGGAAAAGGAGCAGCAGCGGCGGTTGGAAGATATGCAAGCCCTGCGGCGAGAGGAGGAGAGGCGGCAGGCAGAGCGGGAGCAG gaaTATATCCGTCACAGGCTAGAGGAGGAGCAGCGACAGCTCGAGATCCTTCAGCAACAGCTGCTCCAGGAACAGGCCCTGCTGCTG GAATACAAGCGGAAGCAGCTAGAGGAGCAGAGGCAGTCGGAGCGGCTCCAGAGACAGCTGCAGCAGGAGCATGCCTACCTCAAGTccctgcagcagcagcaacaacaacaacagctccagaagcagcagcaacagatcCTGCCTGGGGACAGGAAGCCCCTGTATCATTATGGTCGGGGCATTAATCCTGCTGACAAGCCAGCATGGGCCCGAGAG GTGGAAGAGAGAGCAAGGATGAATAAGCAGCAGAACTCTCCCTTGGCCAAGACGAAGCCAAGCAGTACAGGGCCAGAGCCCCCCATCTCCCAGGCCTCTCCTAGCCCCCCAGGACCTCTTTCCCAAACTCCTCCTATGCAGAGGCCTGTGGAGCCTCAAGAAGGACCGCACAAG AGCCTGGTAGCACACCGGGTCCCACTGAAGCCATATGCAGCACCTGTACCCCGATCCCAGTCCCTGCAGGACCAACCCACTCGAAACCTGgctgccttccctgcctcccatgACCCTGACCCTGCTGCTGTTCCCACACCCACCGCCACGCCCAGTGCCCGAGGAGCTGTCATCCGCCAGAATTCAGACCCCACCTCGGAAGGGCCTGGCCCGAGCCCAAACCCCCCATCCTGGGTCCGACCTGATAACGAGGCTCCACCTAAG GTTCCTCAGAGAACCTCGTCTATTGCCACTGCCCTTAACACCAGTGGGGCCGGAGGGTCCCGGCCAGCTCAGGCTGTCCGTGCCAG TAATCCCGACCTCAGGAGGAGTGACCCTGGCTGGGAGCGCTCAGACAGTGTCCTCCCGACCTCTCATGGACACCTCCCTCAGGCTGGCTCACTGGAACGAAACCGAAACCGTGTGGGAG CCTCCACAAAACTGGACAGCTCACCAGTGCTCTCCCCCGGGAACaaagccaagcctgaagaccacCGTTCAAGGCCAGGCCGACCTGCA AGCTATAAGCGAGCAATTGGTGAG GATTTTGTGTTGCTCAAAGAGCGGACCCTGGATGAGGCCCCTAGGCCTCCCAAGAAGGCCATGGACTACTCCTCCTCCAGTGAGGAGGTGGAGAGCAGTGAAGATGAGGATGAGGAAGGCGATGGGGAGCCGtcagaggggagcagagacacTCCCGGGGGCCG CAGTGATGGAGATACGGACAGCGTCAGCACCATGGTGGTTCATGATGTTGAGGAGATAGCCGGGACCCAGCCCCCATATGGGGGAGGCACCATGGTGGTCCAGCGT ACTCCTGAAGAGGAACGAAGCCTGCTGCTTGCTGACAGCAATGGCTACACAAATCTGCCCGATGTGGTCCAGCCCAGCCACTCACCTACTGAGAACAGCAAAGGTCAAAGCCCTCCCACAAAAGATGGAGGCAGTGAT TACCAGTCTCGAGGGTTGGTAAAGGCCCCTGGGAAGAGCTCTTTCACCATGTTTGTCGATCTAGGGATCTACCAGCCCGGAGGCAGTGGGGACACCATCCCTATCACAG CCCTAGTAGGTGGAGAGGGTGGTCGTCTTGACCAGCTGCAGTTCGATGTGAGGAAAGGCTCTGTGGTCAACGTCAACCCCACCAACACCCGGGCTCATAGTGAAACTCCCGAGATTCGGAAGTACAAGAAGCGATTCAATTCGGAGATCCTCTGTGCAGCCCTCTGGG GGGTCAACCTCCTGGTGGGCACAGAGAATGGGCTGATGCTGCTGGACCGGAGCGGACAGGGCAAAGTGTATGGACTCATTGGGCGGCGGCGCTTCCAGCAAATGGACGTGCTGGAGGGGCTCAACCTGCTCATCACCATCTCAG GGAAAAGGAACAAACTTCGGGTATATTACCTGTCCTGGCTGCGGAATAAGATTCTGCACAATGACCCAGAGGTGGAGAAGAAGCAAGGGTGGACCACTGTGGGGGACATGGAGGGCTGTGGCCACTATCGTGTTG TGAAATATGAGCGTATTAAGTTCCTGGTCATTGCCCTGAAGAGCTCTGTGGAGGTGTATGCCTGGGCTCCCAAACCCTACCACAAATTTATGGCCTTCAAG TCCTTTGCTGACCTCCCTCACCGCCCTCTGCTGGTGGACCTGACTGTAGAGGAGGGACAGCGGCTCAAGGTCATCTATGGCTCCAGTGCTGGCTTCCATGCTGTGGATGTTGACTCTGGGAACAGTTACGACATCTACATCCCTGTGCACGTGAGCTTAGCAGGGCTGTGGAGCAAGTGGAACCAGCCCTTCTGGACATCAGACTTGAGGACCCTACCTCACCCCGTTCTCTCTCCCCAGATCCAGAGCCAGATCACGCCCCATGCCATCATCTTCCTCCCCAACACCGACGGCATGGAGATGCTGCTGTGCTATGAAGACGAGGGTGTCTATGTCAACACCTATGGGCGGATCATCAAGGATGTGGTGCTGCAGTGGGGAGAGATGCCCACCTCTGTGG CCTACATCTGCTCCAACCAGATAATGGGCTGGGGTGAAAAAGCCATTGAGATCCGCTCCGTGGAGACAGGCCACCTAGATGGGGTCTTCATGCACAAACGAGCCCAGAGGCTCAAGTTCCTGTGTGAGCGGAATGATAAG GTGTTTTTTGCCTCAGTCCGCTCTGGGGGAAGCAGCCAAGTTTACTTTATGACTCTGAACCGTAACTGCATCATGAACTGGTGA
- the Mink1 gene encoding misshapen-like kinase 1 isoform X8, with protein sequence MDVTEDEEEEIKQEINMLKKYSHHRNIATYYGAFIKKSPPGNDDQLWLVMEFCGAGSVTDLVKNTKGNALKEDCIAYICREILRGLAHLHAHKVIHRDIKGQNVLLTENAEVKLVDFGVSAQLDRTVGRRNTFIGTPYWMAPEVIACDENPDATYDYRSDIWSLGITAIEMAEGAPPLCDMHPMRALFLIPRNPPPRLKSKKWSKKFTDFIDTCLIKTYLSRPPTEQLLKFPFIRDQPTERQVRIQLKDHIDRSRKKRGEKEETEYEYSGSEEEDDSHGEEGEPSSIMNVPGESTLRREFLRLQQENKSNSEALKQQQQQQLQQQQQQRDPEAHIKHLLHQRQRRIEEQKEERRRVEEQQRREREQRKLQEKEQQRRLEDMQALRREEERRQAEREQEYIRHRLEEEQRQLEILQQQLLQEQALLLEYKRKQLEEQRQSERLQRQLQQEHAYLKSLQQQQQQQQLQKQQQQILPGDRKPLYHYGRGINPADKPAWAREVEERARMNKQQNSPLAKTKPSSTGPEPPISQASPSPPGPLSQTPPMQRPVEPQEGPHKSLVAHRVPLKPYAAPVPRSQSLQDQPTRNLAAFPASHDPDPAAVPTPTATPSARGAVIRQNSDPTSEGPGPSPNPPSWVRPDNEAPPKVPQRTSSIATALNTSGAGGSRPAQAVRARPRSNSAWQIYLQRRAERGTPKPPGPPAQPPGPPNASSNPDLRRSDPGWERSDSVLPTSHGHLPQAGSLERNRNRVGASTKLDSSPVLSPGNKAKPEDHRSRPGRPASYKRAIGEDFVLLKERTLDEAPRPPKKAMDYSSSSEEVESSEDEDEEGDGEPSEGSRDTPGGRSDGDTDSVSTMVVHDVEEIAGTQPPYGGGTMVVQRTPEEERSLLLADSNGYTNLPDVVQPSHSPTENSKGQSPPTKDGGSDYQSRGLVKAPGKSSFTMFVDLGIYQPGGSGDTIPITALVGGEGGRLDQLQFDVRKGSVVNVNPTNTRAHSETPEIRKYKKRFNSEILCAALWGVNLLVGTENGLMLLDRSGQGKVYGLIGRRRFQQMDVLEGLNLLITISGKRNKLRVYYLSWLRNKILHNDPEVEKKQGWTTVGDMEGCGHYRVVKYERIKFLVIALKSSVEVYAWAPKPYHKFMAFKSFADLPHRPLLVDLTVEEGQRLKVIYGSSAGFHAVDVDSGNSYDIYIPVHVSLAGLWSKWNQPFWTSDLRTLPHPVLSPQIQSQITPHAIIFLPNTDGMEMLLCYEDEGVYVNTYGRIIKDVVLQWGEMPTSVAYICSNQIMGWGEKAIEIRSVETGHLDGVFMHKRAQRLKFLCERNDKVFFASVRSGGSSQVYFMTLNRNCIMNW encoded by the exons ATGGATGTCACAGAG gatgaggaggaagagatcaAACAGGAAATCAACATGTTAAAGAAGTACTCTCACCATCGTAATATCGCCACCTACTATGGGGCCTTTATCAAGAAGAGCCCTCCTGGGAACGATGACCAGCTCTGG CTGGTGATGGAGTTCTGTGGTGCTGGCTCGGTGACTGACCTGGTAAAGAACACGAAAGGGAATGCACTGAAGGAGGATTGCATTGCCTACATCTGCAGGGAGATTCTCAGG GGTCTCGCCCATCTCCATGCCCACAAGGTGATCCACCGAGACATCAAGGGACAGAATGTGCTGCTGACAGAGAATGCTGAAGTCAAGCTAG TGGATTTTGGGGTGAGTGCTCAGCTGGACCGCACTGTGGGCAGGCGGAACACTTTCATTGGGACCCCATACTGGATGGCCCCAGAAGTCATTGCCTGCGATGAGAACCCTGACGCCACCTACGACTACAGG aGTGACATTTGGTCTCTAGGAATCACAGCCATTGAAATGGCAGAGGGAGCCCCCC CTCTGTGTGACATGCACCCCATGCGGGCTCTCTTCCTCATCCCTCGGAACCCTCCCCCAAGACTCAAGTCAAAGAAATG GTCTAAGAAGTTCACTGACTTCATTGATACGTGTCTCATCAAGACTTACTTGAGCCGCCCACCAACTGAACAGTTACTCAAGTTTCCCTTCATCCGAGACCAGCCCACAGAGCGGCAGGTCCGCATCCAGCTCAAGGACCACATTGACCGCTCCCGGAAGAAGCGGGGTGAGAAAG AGGAGACGGAATATGAGTACAGTGGCAGTGAAGAGGAGGATGACAGCCATGGAGAAGAAGGCGAGCCGAG CTCCATCATGAATGTGCCTGGGGAGTCCACACTCCGCCGAGAATTCCTCCGACTCCAGCAGGAGAATAAGAGCAACTCTGAGGCtttaaagcagcagcagcagcaacagttgcagcagcagcagcagcaacgaGACCCTGAGGCACACATCAAACACCTGCTGCACCAGCGGCAGCGCCGCatagaggagcagaaggaagagcgGCGGCGTGTGGAGGAG CAACAGCGGCGCGAGCGGGAGCAGCGGAAGCTGCAGGAAAAGGAGCAGCAGCGGCGGTTGGAAGATATGCAAGCCCTGCGGCGAGAGGAGGAGAGGCGGCAGGCAGAGCGGGAGCAG gaaTATATCCGTCACAGGCTAGAGGAGGAGCAGCGACAGCTCGAGATCCTTCAGCAACAGCTGCTCCAGGAACAGGCCCTGCTGCTG GAATACAAGCGGAAGCAGCTAGAGGAGCAGAGGCAGTCGGAGCGGCTCCAGAGACAGCTGCAGCAGGAGCATGCCTACCTCAAGTccctgcagcagcagcaacaacaacaacagctccagaagcagcagcaacagatcCTGCCTGGGGACAGGAAGCCCCTGTATCATTATGGTCGGGGCATTAATCCTGCTGACAAGCCAGCATGGGCCCGAGAG GTGGAAGAGAGAGCAAGGATGAATAAGCAGCAGAACTCTCCCTTGGCCAAGACGAAGCCAAGCAGTACAGGGCCAGAGCCCCCCATCTCCCAGGCCTCTCCTAGCCCCCCAGGACCTCTTTCCCAAACTCCTCCTATGCAGAGGCCTGTGGAGCCTCAAGAAGGACCGCACAAG AGCCTGGTAGCACACCGGGTCCCACTGAAGCCATATGCAGCACCTGTACCCCGATCCCAGTCCCTGCAGGACCAACCCACTCGAAACCTGgctgccttccctgcctcccatgACCCTGACCCTGCTGCTGTTCCCACACCCACCGCCACGCCCAGTGCCCGAGGAGCTGTCATCCGCCAGAATTCAGACCCCACCTCGGAAGGGCCTGGCCCGAGCCCAAACCCCCCATCCTGGGTCCGACCTGATAACGAGGCTCCACCTAAG GTTCCTCAGAGAACCTCGTCTATTGCCACTGCCCTTAACACCAGTGGGGCCGGAGGGTCCCGGCCAGCTCAGGCTGTCCGTGCCAG ACCTCGCAGCAACTCCGCCTGGCAAATCTATCTGCAGAGGCGGGCAGAGCGGGGCACCCCCAAGCCTCCTGGGCCCCCAGCTCAGCCCCCTGGCCCGCCCAACGCCTCTAG TAATCCCGACCTCAGGAGGAGTGACCCTGGCTGGGAGCGCTCAGACAGTGTCCTCCCGACCTCTCATGGACACCTCCCTCAGGCTGGCTCACTGGAACGAAACCGAAACCGTGTGGGAG CCTCCACAAAACTGGACAGCTCACCAGTGCTCTCCCCCGGGAACaaagccaagcctgaagaccacCGTTCAAGGCCAGGCCGACCTGCA AGCTATAAGCGAGCAATTGGTGAG GATTTTGTGTTGCTCAAAGAGCGGACCCTGGATGAGGCCCCTAGGCCTCCCAAGAAGGCCATGGACTACTCCTCCTCCAGTGAGGAGGTGGAGAGCAGTGAAGATGAGGATGAGGAAGGCGATGGGGAGCCGtcagaggggagcagagacacTCCCGGGGGCCG CAGTGATGGAGATACGGACAGCGTCAGCACCATGGTGGTTCATGATGTTGAGGAGATAGCCGGGACCCAGCCCCCATATGGGGGAGGCACCATGGTGGTCCAGCGT ACTCCTGAAGAGGAACGAAGCCTGCTGCTTGCTGACAGCAATGGCTACACAAATCTGCCCGATGTGGTCCAGCCCAGCCACTCACCTACTGAGAACAGCAAAGGTCAAAGCCCTCCCACAAAAGATGGAGGCAGTGAT TACCAGTCTCGAGGGTTGGTAAAGGCCCCTGGGAAGAGCTCTTTCACCATGTTTGTCGATCTAGGGATCTACCAGCCCGGAGGCAGTGGGGACACCATCCCTATCACAG CCCTAGTAGGTGGAGAGGGTGGTCGTCTTGACCAGCTGCAGTTCGATGTGAGGAAAGGCTCTGTGGTCAACGTCAACCCCACCAACACCCGGGCTCATAGTGAAACTCCCGAGATTCGGAAGTACAAGAAGCGATTCAATTCGGAGATCCTCTGTGCAGCCCTCTGGG GGGTCAACCTCCTGGTGGGCACAGAGAATGGGCTGATGCTGCTGGACCGGAGCGGACAGGGCAAAGTGTATGGACTCATTGGGCGGCGGCGCTTCCAGCAAATGGACGTGCTGGAGGGGCTCAACCTGCTCATCACCATCTCAG GGAAAAGGAACAAACTTCGGGTATATTACCTGTCCTGGCTGCGGAATAAGATTCTGCACAATGACCCAGAGGTGGAGAAGAAGCAAGGGTGGACCACTGTGGGGGACATGGAGGGCTGTGGCCACTATCGTGTTG TGAAATATGAGCGTATTAAGTTCCTGGTCATTGCCCTGAAGAGCTCTGTGGAGGTGTATGCCTGGGCTCCCAAACCCTACCACAAATTTATGGCCTTCAAG TCCTTTGCTGACCTCCCTCACCGCCCTCTGCTGGTGGACCTGACTGTAGAGGAGGGACAGCGGCTCAAGGTCATCTATGGCTCCAGTGCTGGCTTCCATGCTGTGGATGTTGACTCTGGGAACAGTTACGACATCTACATCCCTGTGCACGTGAGCTTAGCAGGGCTGTGGAGCAAGTGGAACCAGCCCTTCTGGACATCAGACTTGAGGACCCTACCTCACCCCGTTCTCTCTCCCCAGATCCAGAGCCAGATCACGCCCCATGCCATCATCTTCCTCCCCAACACCGACGGCATGGAGATGCTGCTGTGCTATGAAGACGAGGGTGTCTATGTCAACACCTATGGGCGGATCATCAAGGATGTGGTGCTGCAGTGGGGAGAGATGCCCACCTCTGTGG CCTACATCTGCTCCAACCAGATAATGGGCTGGGGTGAAAAAGCCATTGAGATCCGCTCCGTGGAGACAGGCCACCTAGATGGGGTCTTCATGCACAAACGAGCCCAGAGGCTCAAGTTCCTGTGTGAGCGGAATGATAAG GTGTTTTTTGCCTCAGTCCGCTCTGGGGGAAGCAGCCAAGTTTACTTTATGACTCTGAACCGTAACTGCATCATGAACTGGTGA